One genomic region from Augochlora pura isolate Apur16 chromosome 7, APUR_v2.2.1, whole genome shotgun sequence encodes:
- the Ilk gene encoding integrin linked kinase, whose protein sequence is MEDIFQWCREGNAMQVRVWLDDTEHDMNQGDDHGFSPLHWCCKEGHLKLAELLVSRGARINATNRGDDTPLHLASAHGHKEIVQLLLRNRADVNVTNEHGNTALHYACFWGDQAVAEELVAVGARVSIANKDGDTPLDKARGLLAKRLHDLAVEYGQDLKKIQFKDQSWLGLKTRSRDATLSRHKGINMADLLLHTLLATTPSGETWRGRWQNNDIVAKILTIRECTSRISRDFNEEFPKLRIFSHPNVLPVLGCVNQPPQLATVSQYMARGSLHRLLHGGTGVVVDTARALRLALDVARAMAFLHGLERQNRCRFHLNSKHIMIDEDLTARVNMADSKFSFQEVGRIYEPAWMSPEALSKRPADINLEASDMWSFAVLLWELATREVPFADLSPMECGMKIALEDLRVSIPPGISPHLAKLIRICMNEDPGKRPSFDMVVPILDKMKR, encoded by the exons ATGGAAGATATTTTCCAATGGTGTCGCGAAGGGAATGCCATGCAAGTTCGCGTTTGGCTGGATGATACCGAACATGACATGAATCAAGG CGACGATCATGGATTTAGTCCACTTCATTGGTGCTGTAAAGAGGGACACCTAAAATTGGCAGAATTACTAGTTAGCAGAGGAGCACGAATAAATGCCACCAATAGAGGAGACGATACTCCGCTTCATCTGGCTTCTGCTCATGGACACAAGGAAATAGTTCAACTG TTGCTCAGAAATCGAGCTGATGTTAATGTTACAAACGAACATGGAAACACTGCCCTGCATTATGCATGTTTCTGGGGTGATCAGGCTGTCGCCGAAGAATTGGTGGCAGTAGGTGCTCGTGTGTCTATTGCAAATAAAGATGGGGATACTCCATTGGACAAAGCAAGAGGTCTACTAGCTAAAAGATTACATG ATCTGGCTGTAGAATATGGACAGGACTTGAAAAAGATTCAATTCAAGGATCAAAGTTGGCTAGGTTTGAAAACTAGAAGCC GAGATGCAACGTTATCGAGGCATAAAGGGATTAACATGGCAGATTTATTGTTGCACACTCTTTTGGCAACTACACCAAGTGGCGAGACTTGGCGAGGACGCTGGCAAAATAACGATATAGTAGCGAAGATCTTGACCATACGTGAATGTACATCGAGGATCTCCAGAGATTTCAACGAAGAATTTCCAAAGTTAAGAATCTTCTCCCATCCGAACGTTCTGCCCGTTCTCGGGTGCGTGAATCAACCACCGCAATTAGCAACCGTCTCGCAGTATATGGCGCGTGGAAGTCTGCACAGATTGTTACACGGGGGCACAGGTGTCGTCGTCGACACGGCACGAGCATTGAGACTTGCTCTAGATGTTGCTAGAGCTATGGCTTTTCTTCACGGACTTGAGAGACAAAACAGATGCAGATTTCATTTGAATAGTAAACATATTAtg ATTGACGAAGACTTGACGGCTCGTGTAAATATGGCTGACTCGAAATTCTCATTCCAAGAGGTTGGCCGCATCTATGAACCAGCGTGGATGTCACCGGAAGCGCTAAGCAAGCGTCCGGCAGATATAAATCTGGAGGCCAGCGATATGTGGAGTTTCGCTGTTCTATTGTGGGAACTTGCTACTAGAGAAGTTCCATTTGCTGATCTTTCTCCAATGGAATGCGGCATGAAA aTTGCTCTTGAAGATTTGCGCGTCAGTATACCACCAGGAATCTCACCTCACCTTGCTAAACTGATTAGGATCTGTATGAACGAAGATCCGGGGAAACGTCCATCGTTTGATATGGTTGTTCCGATACTCGATAAGATGAAACGTTAG